The following is a genomic window from Anopheles aquasalis chromosome 3, idAnoAquaMG_Q_19, whole genome shotgun sequence.
attttagaaaaaatGCTACTTAGTTTTAATGCTAACCGCGTATTAGTaccaattttaattttatgtttaatttatATTGAATGAGGATATTGAACACTTAGTGTccaagaagagaaaaagggcaAGGAGAATTCAATTGAAGTCGCTCATCGTCCTGGGGAGCGATCACGGTAATGCTCTCCATTGACCGGATGGTGATCGCGATTAGGAGATGTGCCTGGCAGCATCGTCTTCGAGACTCGTCTTGATCCGATCGTAGGCTGCTTTTGTCATTCAGAAATGCCTTGTTCAGATGAGTCTGAAAATTAACCATGCAGGAAAAAATTACCAAGCTCTTACTTCAGGATTGAGGATTCGTATCCTCAAGCTGCagaaatgaataataaaaatcaaattaataatGTTTCATCTATCAAAGCTGCTAATATTTGTCCAATAAAATCCCGACAAGACAGTTGAAATAGTTGATGCAAACACAGATACTACGATCGCAGCTAAATCAGGCTGAATCAGGATCAGGCTTCAAAGGGATTGTAATCCATTGTACTCCTATTGTGCTTTATAGTTATTGCGTGAAATGCATTGAGCGATCTATGGATCGCGatgtttcaaaaatcaatatctttacCAATGTTACTCCGATTGGTTCAATATTTTTATACAGTACTCTTGTAAGGTTCAGGATTATGGGAAAAATGTGAACTGTGATTATCACcgagaaaattaaatactgACCCACCACTTTAATTCATAGTTAGCAGGTTTTTGTGATCCCCCCAACCTACGCCATTCTTTTGGCGTAGTCCTGCATAGTACTAGCCGACGCATCCCTGCGGAGTCCGTTTCTCCACAAAGATCGTTTAACTCATGGGGCCTCTTGTACACTTATTGGCGCCGGTTCTTCAGCGGGGTGAGAATGAATGAGCGTTTCTTACCGTAAAATCTATTGTTCCAGCGACTTGATTAGTTATATTCCTGTGCAGATCAACGGTTGATCTCATAAATTAAAGGCACGAAGGATGTTCCGCGAAATCGTTTTACGCGCCGTTTTTGCTCGAATGGTTGCGGGCGAAGTTGACCAAACTCGCCCGCAAGCTCGAATGACTGCTCGAGCCAAATTCACCAAACATGGAAGCCTCCACACACTGAATGCGCGTAGCGGGGGGAAGGTGCTTCAGCGTAACTCCTTGTCCAGATTACAAGAATATCTAGGCCAATAAAGGGTGGTTACTTTTCATTTCTAGAGTGCACCCTACGAGTTTTTTGGCCTCAAAATCGAGGAAGCGAAAGGGAACTGAATCTTTAAAtatcttttaaaaatagataaaGAAGATGGACTTGAATTGAGGCAGATGTAGCAATTTTGGGTAAAAAAATCTTCATCTCTATTAAATTGCATattttcaggggtttgtaatacaAATGTAAAGAGCTGAATAACCTACTAAATTTtctataaattaaaaaaaatgatggagggtagaaagaaggaaaacggaatTATTACGTACCAAATACATTTCGTTTGTCCcctctccctttttcatttatttatttttttaggCTCaataaatttgccaaaatAGAAAAGgcgctaactcctctttaataTAAAAAAGCGCAATTGGCGTCAttcaatcatgttgtcttcattcggcagcatcctggcagcatcctggcatcaaccagcgtcggacaggcagcgaagcagaggagtgttgtgcgaagcaaaagcaacaagtCTTCCGCTCTGTTAGCTGCTCTGTTAAACAATAACAGTGGAATTTGATTGGTgcgtgagcgatttctgtcacatgAGATTTCTGTCGTACGGGTCTGTGGTGGTCCCAaagttgttttgatttgtgtgggcgcgcgcggaaaagaggaACTGCGGAGTCGAAGGCAAAAGAGTTGAACAAATTCCTCGCGTGTGATCTTCTCGTGACGACGTGCATCAATGAATAAGAGCAGAACAAAAGCCTGATTAGCTGATGCTGATTATCTTCTGAGCTGGTGTGGAGGCGTTCGGGCGCTTCATGTCAACGGTGGCGCTCAATTATTGTTGCTGCGGATTCTGAGACGACGATCGAGGCGTTTGTCTTTCACTTTCGTTGCCACAAGTGCCGTACCACCCTGCCCCCACCACAGCAACAGTCCGTGGAGCACCAACAACGACGCACATCCAAGGACAACCAGGTGGGTAGAGTAGAAACGCGTTTTAGACCGAAAAAGCTCCAGCTGTGACTCCGCTGTGACCAATCGAATGGAGTGGAACGTTCGTTGTTGGTTATTACATAAAGCGACGGTTGAGAGGGGGGAGGTCACTCGTTCCGCAACCTGTTTTCCAGTCTCCGGGGGGTTTACTAGGAAGCCCATTCGAAGTCcgatcgaacagcaacagtaggcCGTGGCACGGTTCCATCTGAACAAATAGAGAGAGCACGGTCGAGCTCCgccggttgttggtggccGATAACACGAGTGGTGTACGCGGTTACGCACAGCCCTCTCTTATCTCAATTACAACGCTCTTGCTTCCAGCAAATGAAACTATATTGTCCGAAGAGAAGCCAAAGTACgcccactccttctccttcccgcGTGGCCTGCTTCTGTTATCGTGCGTCGCAGCATCGCTTTCATAAGTTGTCTCTTATTTACAATCATTCTCCTTACTTTCCTCGGCAGGTTAGGTTGTCCGCGGCTAGAAACGGCAAAAACTGCACAGGCACGATGATGCACATGGCGTTCTGGTGGGGCTCGAACGTGGGCGATGTGTTCTTTAGTGGATTGACGGTTAATGGAACCGGTGCGATGGTGGCACTGTGCCTAACGCTGACCCTGCTCTCCGTGGCGTACGAAGCGTTTAAGGTAAGAggtgaccggtggtgggtcattgaccgaccgaccgatagtCTTATCATTCATAGATAAATGCAATCACTGACCGGAAATTTCAAATCTATTTTCTCTGCTTGCCTTTGTTTTGTAGATCCATGGGGCCAAGGTACGGGCGCGGACGGCACGGGAACGGGTCCGAGCGGCTTCGTGTCCTCCGAGTGAAAGTGCCACCTTGTTATCGCTGGAAGGGGCCAGTAGTAGCCACGGCGCCGGACCATCGCGGATGGCGGGTGGAGGCCCTTTGTCGAAGAAGATCGTCTTGTTGCTATCCGAGGCGGTTGTCTTCCTCTGCCACAGTGTGCTCGGTTATGCGCTCATGCTGACGGTCATGCTGTACAATGGGTACCTGTTTGTGGCCGTCGTGGGCGGTATGGGGCTCGGGTACTTCCTGTTCGGCCACCTGTCGATGAAGGTGAACATGGAGAACTTCCAGGCGCACCAGAACAAAGTGATCTGTACCTCGCGCTGCCTTCAGCAAGGTAAATGGGCGATCGAATCGCAAGCATTCATTGTGCGATCCCGTTCACGGATCGCTCCCCATCCTGTCCTGTGCATCGTTAACATTTCCTTCTctcacgatctctctctctctctctctatctttctctgtctctctctctctctctctgttctctgtCGATCGACGGGATCATCACGTTGTGACTGTAGCCGAAAGCTGCGCCATGAGCCACTCTGCCCCCTGTCCTTCCTCTGTATGTGACAATCGGTTCTAGTACCGTTCTCGCCACCTCCTTaccgttccgtttctttcattctgttgtttataattatgtttgttttgttctcttctcttttctattgtttctttacACTCTTCTTTTTCATCCCATCCCGTCTACTTCCTGTAGCGTACATCTCGAAATAACTATCAAACTCTCCACTAAACGCCACGCCAGTACCATTTATGTCCACATCCAAATGCAATGCACCCACCTTCATCTCCTCGTTCATCGTCCGCTGGCGGCCACGATCGTTAACCATCATCGCCGTCTCTGTGTATCGCACCGTGTTGCAaacgctgttgctgcctcATTTCAGAATCTGTTAATCCCTCCGCATCAACGAGCCTCGATCATCGTACGGTGCTGCACGAAGATTCGACTGCACGGGCTTCCCCGGCAAGCTCCTCCTCCGGCGGTTCCGGCGTTCCGGCGATGGCAGTTTGTCACTAGAAGGAATCTTTCTCTTCCAGCTGCTTAGAATAacgcacaaacaaaaaccatccaccgAGCTCCCGATCAAAGGAACCCATACCTGACGAACCGATGCCGCCGCGGCCGCCAAAGTGAAGTTAAAACTGTGATTCTAGGGAGAGACGTCCAATCATTCGCCAAACCCACATTttcggtttgtgtttggttttttgcccGCGGCTGCAGCCGAGTTGTGCCACAATATTGACAATATTCTAAACACTGAGTGCTATCCACGTACCACGCGCTGTTTTAATAGGCGTCCCTTTTGTCCATACGCCCTTTGTTCCGTTTgtgatattttgtttgtttgaccgATCGGTTTTGTTAGTTTTATGGAAGAAgggcaacagaaaaaaatgcgtCTTTTATTGATGAGAAATGTTTATGCGATGCGAAAGATATATATATACGTATTGTTTCAATAAAAACCCTAAAGCGAACGTTACGTATTTGTTATGCTAAAGCGGACCCGTTCACGGCATCTGGGCGAACCGTTTGTAGTCGATCTTCTCGAGCTGCACGAGCGGTTTCAGCTGCTCGGCAAAGATGCGCATATCTTCGGCGATCGCATCCTGCCCTTTCGGTGCCAGCACGGACAGCTCGACGAGGTAGCTCTGGGAGATGGGTTCGGTCATGTTTTTCAGAATCTTCGACACGGTGATCTTCATGCGTCCTTTGCGGAACATGTAACCCTTGGTGGAGTACTCAAAGTCCAGCCGGAAGCCCATCTCGGTGAGGAAATCGATGACGTGCGGTGTACACGCTATGTCGAGGCTGCTTCGCACGAGCGTAGGGCGTGTTCGGTCGCCCAGTTCCGGTTGACCGATGTAGCGTAGCTGTAGCGGTGCCTCAACGTCCTGTGCTCGCCGTACCCGGACGGTCATCACCGGGGTCTGTTGGGAAAGGAACGAAAGACGGAAGGATTTTAAAGGTAACATTCAACAACAACTCATGAGGAGTCCGCGGTACCTTTTCGCTCGGTAGCTTGAGACTGAAACACATCTCGATGTCGCTGAACGTTTCCGGACTGGCATCCACGTTATCACACAGACCCCTTAATCTGTAACAAAACGAAGCAACAAAGTGGTTCAAATTGCCCGCTGTGGACGCCACCAAGGCTGCTGTGCTTACCGATGCAGCAGGTTTTCGGCGGCCGAGTCGAGGATGGAGCCTTGCAGTAGAAACTCTTGGTTGGGAATGATGTTTGAGCTAAGggcctgctgcagcagctcagcCGCATTCACTTGGGCACCCATAGCGCGTTATTTAAACCGTAAAATAAGAGAAACGAGCGATGCAAACACGCAACGAAACAGCTGGGTGGTGAGAAACCGCCGGCATGCGTGGTGAATTTATAAGCAACAGGGTTGTAGTCGACGATTTGGCCTcaaatgtttacaaacaaaccGTGCTCTAAAATCGTTCGAATTAAGGAGGAAAAGAGTTTCTTTAGCCACGGAACGATGTAGAAACTCTCCCCGGAAGTGCCCTGTTACCAGCGCGAATagtgaaacattaaggacAAACTCTATGCAGCTCATCTTTTGCTAAAACACACCGCCCACGGCGCCACCAGCTCGTACGCCTGTGTGGGTTGTACTCGTTGCACGTGCTTTGCGATCCGGGATAGTTGGTTTCTCCTCAAGACACATCAATACACGCAAGCGGTTCGATTACGACCCAACGTAATTACACAATCCGCACCGCACTGCTTCGCGggtcctctcgctcgcttggaaCTTGCAAATCATTCCCACAACCCACGGTACCGGTGCTGGAAGTAAGTAAAAGGCGATCCGCTAGCCATGTCGCTGATTAAACTGCACAGCAGTATCTTCCATCCGACGCTGCGCAAGCTCCAGTGCCAGGATGTGGCCGTCGATACGCACAATCTGATGTATCCAGTATTTTTGGTGTAAGTACTGTCGATCAACTGGGTGGTTGGACGATCGGGTGACCATTTATCTGATTTACTGTTTGCAGAGAGGCAGATGAGGCTGTTCAAGACATTCCCAGCATGCCAGGCGTTGCCCGGTACGGCATTAACAAACTGTTGGCCCATCTCAAACCACTGGTCGCCAAAGGGCTTGCGTCCATTCTGCTCTTCGGTGTGATCGATGAGATGCCGAAGGTGCGTGTCGAAATGTCGATGGTGCACCAGCGGTCGCTTGAAGAACATCTTATCAAACCGAATTTGCCattaattggtttttttttcgccactTGTTACAGGATGCAACCGGATCGGGTGCCGATTGTGCAACAAATCCAGTGATTCGTGCTTTGCCCCTGCTGCGACAAGCGTTTCCCGAGCTACTGATTGCCTGCGACGTGTGCCTTTGCCCGTACACCGATCACGGGCACTGCGGGGTGCTGACGGTGGATGGCGTTATCGACAACGAGCCCAGCATCAAGCGTATTGCGCAGATTGCGCTCGCGTACGCGAAAGCCGGTGCGCACATTGTGGCTCCCTCCGATATGATGGACAATCGCATCCACGCCATCAAGGGAGCGCTGCGGGAGCACAATCTCGAAAACCGATGCTCCGTTCTGTCGTACTCGGTCAAGTTTGCGTCCGGCTTCTACGGACCGTTCCGTGATGCAGCGAAATCGGCACCGGCGTTCGGAGATCGAAAGTGCTATCAGTTGCCACCGGGATCCAAGGGTATTGCCAAGCGAGCAGCGGTAAGTGGAATATGTTAGCTTTCACGGCGAACACGTGACAGTTGCTTGAGCGAGATCAATGCTAATGTCCCCTTCGTCGTTCACTAGAAACGTGATGTCGAGGAGGGAGCCGATATGTTGATGGTGAAACCCGGTATGGCGTATCTGGACATCGTGAAGCAGGTCAAGGATGAGTATCCGGAGTTGCCGCTCTTTATCTATCAGGTAATGTGCGCCATGTGCAGCAATCACCGTATGAACCGACAAATTGACATCATTCCCTATCGTCTTTATGCAGGTATCGGGTGAATATTCAATGCTACTTAATGCCGGCAAAATTGGTGCATTTGATTTGAAGACGGTGCTATGGGAAGTGCTTGTGGGTATGCGGCGCGCTGGAGCCGACTGTATAATCACCTACTTTACACCGCTCCTACTGGACTGGCTAAAGGAATAAATTCCAAGTGAACAAGTGAGTTAACCGGACAGCGTTCAACGATCGCTCGGTTCTaagattgaaatgaaaaaaggtaTGTGAAACTTTTTTGTGAAAGTACAATACATCCGAAAAGATCATAACTTATTGGATGGATTACTGAAAATACTGTTCAAGAAAACCAACGCAAATGTGAAATTTTCACCTAAAACTTTTACCGACATGAGGAAATGTGAGAAACTTTGAGAGTGTCGCGCGTAGTGCGATATATATTtactttacatttttattcatattCCTTTGAATACATATATTTTCGATATTTATTGGCTGTGAGCACTTCTTTACAATGACGTGATAAGCCATATACCATTAAAAAGCGTTAACTTATGATAAAATATCTTAGTTTGGTATTCCTTCATACATTACAATAGCCAGCGTCACTTTGGCCATAAGGTATGCCGTAAATTTCGTTGTCTCTTCCTGTTGATGTCTTTCATACTTGCTCAAGTGCAATGCGCACTGTGTAATCATTGATTGTACTGTGTATTTTAGGAATGGCAAATCCCTCCTCTCTATTGCATCCAGCGAATGGCCTATTTCATACTCAAGCAATGCTTTCGATAACTCAAATTTACTATTAAAAAACGCCATTCCCAAAGAAGACGGAGTGTCTTGCCGTGTGAGGTCTTCGATACCGTTTTCCACGGCGTAAGCTAGCAAGTGCCATGCAAATTCCTATCGGTTTTCCTTAAGAGCAACGGCCAGTGGTGACCCGTTGCATCCAACCATTTTGATATTTGGACGATATTTTAAAAGTACATTCAACATCTCGATTGAGCCAGTTTGTGCAGCACAGTGCATCGTGGTGTTTCCCGAAGAATCTCGTGCTTACCAAAGACCAAAGAAGGATTGTACTCGAGCAGCATCTCGGTCACCCTCGTGTACCGGAGGTCCTTTCCTAAAGTGATAATATGTACAGCCAATTGACCGTCCCTGTAAGGGACTGTGACGTTGACTTTGAGCCGTAATAATCGCTCAAAAATATCAGAACGACCATGTACACAGGCCAACATGAGTAAACGTCTACGCTCTGCGTACTGTTTAATCGATTCTCCTTTGGCATTACGCAAATCCCTGGCAACACATTCGTCGAAGAGATATGAACCAATTGGATAGCGTGGATAAAAGACATCGTCCAAAGACACATCAATTGAATTGTCTCCTTTATCTTCTTCCAGCCACGGGTTGGCACCATTGTTTACGAGCTTTTGTACAACCGAGTACTGTGCTTTAGAGCACGATATGTGGAGGGGCGTTTTACCTGCACCGTTTGGATAGTTTAAGGTGGCAGTTAGATCGATGATACTACGGCAGATAGATCGATGATAGACGGTTGCAGAATATCGAAGATGCAACAAGTATCTCTAATACGCCAAAAGTGCCGGCTGCAACCAGAAGGAAGTTGACATTCAATATGAATGGCGGGGATTTCGTTCAAGTATTTGCGCGTTATCTCTTTTAGAGCAGTGAGATTATCCTGCAAAGATGCAGACATTTTAAAGGTTTTCTTTAAGCCCTTCATTAATGCATTATCGAATCGTTCGCCCGATTGTACAAGGACAGCAAATGTGAGGCTAAAGGCGATATCGAATTTGTAAATGCTCCATACTCTTTCCTCCGTTGAAACACAATCTCTCAACTTTGCGATCATGTCCAAACAATTACCGTGTGTGTCGGAGATACCATTTTGAGTTCTTTTTCCAAAGCTTGTAAAGGATGATCGTTTTGCAAAAGCGATTCCCGCTAGAACACCAAATCCATCGATTGTCCTTGCTTTTCGTGCGTGGTCTAATATTGCTTGAACTGTGTTCTCATCATTCTTGTCCACTGCGCACATTAGAGACGTACTGTTGGTTGTGGATTCCTCGACGAATCCGATAACCTTCCAGCGGTTCAACGCGATCAACGCAATCACAGAACGATTCTTTCTGTGCTCTTCCTTCAGTTCGTGGTGGCATTCAGAGAGCTTTTGCCAAATTATCTTTAACGATGAATCGTTTGAATGAAGAATAGCGTCTTGCATGATTTTAGAATTATCCAGCcaatcgaaaccgaatcgCTTTAGGCAGCGTATCATCCTGCTAGACGCTGTGTTGTTTCGAAGGGCCACAGCAAACGGGTGATCATTACCGTTCGCATAATTGGAACTGTCGAACTGATTTACTTTCACCTTCTCCAGCACTTTTCTCCATCCACGCTGGATTATTCGTTCAAAGCTATGTTTGTTCAAACTTATTCCGCGAGATAACAGGAATGTGGTACAGCTAGGCGATGCTTCTTCCATAATTTGATTAATCTGATCGTCTGTAGCTGACCGATGCAATTCTAGCATGAGTCGCAGTATTTTCGTTTGTCCTGACGTTGCTATTTTTCCGCCACACCTCAAAAAAGACGCTGGTATATGCTTCTGAAGTGATTTGGTTTTTAGTAAAATCTCCGCTACTGTAAAGTTTTGCGAGTTCAATGCAGCGAACAATACGTCGGAATACGCTTTTGCATttaaatggttgaaaatctgACTTCTAAATATGAAAAAGATTTCATTCCAATGATAATCGACCATTCTAATCCAATGCTGCAGGCCAAGTTCACACGGTCGGCGAAGTAGGGTGTGACCAATTGTGGGGTCGCAACATTCGATTGCTTCTTTTACTAACTCTCCACATTGTACTTCACTGAACTCGACCCCAGAAGCGAGTATCTCAGTAACGCTCCGATCATTTCCGTTTCTGATAAGCTCACGCAAAATAGAAAGTCTATTCGACTCCGCGGTCAGTTTGACAAAGAGATCAGTATGGCGTTCCGTCGTCATGAACATTGGCCAACGGAGTAACCTTTCGCGTAGTTCAAGAATCATTCCCGATTGAAATACTTGTAGTTGGGAATCAGCAAAATATCTCTTCAATAACTGTACCATCAAGTCCGTTGCGTTTGGATTTACTACACTTGTGAGAGTTTGTAGACGCGGTGTGGCAGTAGTGCCATTTGCGGAGCAACAGAATTTACTTCTTATCGAACTACCACGCTGCATAAGGTCAGACATTTTGTTCACATCTCCATCCCGAAACGCTTCCATAAGTTGTTCTTGATCATCTACCCAACGTTGACAGTCCGGCACGTTGGGCAAGTGTATTGATTGCTAGCATAATTTGGCTCATTGAGCATCAATTTCATTTGAGTTAGGTTGTCACTTACCAGTTTAAATAGTTGAAGCTCTATTCCAGATGTAAAGCTACCAACTCCCTGACATAATAGTTGAGCGAGCTGAGTTTGGcacaaacttttttttgtgtttcggaAGATGGAGATCTAATGGACTTCGTAATTATACTAGTTGGTTATAGATAAGCTATGCACGATGGGTAGAATCCCTAaatatgaatgaatgaatgcgaTGTGCAATGCGTTGTGGAAAAGAACATGCGACCATAACAGCACATCGTCCGGGGAGCATGATCATTTTGCTTGATCGTATGGCTGGATCGCGGACTTGCAGTCGACACGTCAGTCCCTCTCattgcaagaaaaaaaacgaggaaatcgAATTGGGGAAATCCCCTCGCGAACGTATAATTTAATAtcctaaaaagaaaaaaaaacaataattaaaatgttgaGATACAGCATGTGCTACAATCGACCGTTGATGCCCTCTCCCACGTTTACGGTGGGTTTCTACGCAACACCGGAGAGCTTCTCAATTATTTTCGAGTTTCGCTCTCGCTTCATTCTAGAATGGAgtggggggatttttttcgtCTCGAACTTTAGTGGTTGATAAGGGGGGATCCCCTAACAAGTTTCTCTCGCGGCCGCGCAGTAACACTGAAGAGCGCTCTGAATTCACAGCACACGCACCAAGCAGCACGCATAGTCACAAAGAAGATCGTCAATGTCAtaagtttgttgttttgcagcTTCAATTCTAATCGCACCCCGTGGATCATTTGATCAATATGCAGAACGAACAAATCGAGCTGCTTTTCGGAGCAATTTGTACCGACGATGAGGTGCTTTTAGGGCAGTGTCTTGAAACGGCGACCATCGAAACGATTCTAGAGTTTGAGAAGATCTATGGTGAATCACCGGTCCATTTGTGTGTAAAGCTAGCCGGCTCGAACTCTCTCTCGTTGGTGAAGCGTCTCTATGCGAGTGGACTAGTGGATGGTGTTGTGCGGGACAGTGAAGGCCGCACGGTTACCCAGCATGCGTTAGCTAATGCTGAGCCAGCGATGGCGAAGGAGTTGATCAGCATGGAAATCGAAGGACTGGATGATGCAACAGCCTGCTACCGGATGATGAGAGGAGGATCTACCGACGTGTTCAAACTGTATCTCTCGATGTGCACCAATTGGACGGAACGGGAGACATTCCAGAACATTGCCAGTGCCTTGGTGAAGATCAACGTGAAAAACATCATTCTACCGGAAGGCTTTCGTGTCTTCCTCGAGTGGAAGCTGTCCGATTACGGTTATCGCCAGTTGGCTGGTGATTGGAAGGGAATCAAAGATCCTCACGAATGGAGAAGCCACTTGGGCATCATTGCAGATTGTTGGAAAGTAGTGAGCGATCGTTACGATACGCGCAGATACGACGATGTCGACGATCAGTTGTTGCACCGATTGGAAGTGATCCACAATCATCTTTACTTGCTGAAACATAAGCGATTCTTGCGTCATCTTCCTCTACAAGAAGCGATCTTCTGCCTGGCGATCTTTGT
Proteins encoded in this region:
- the LOC126577166 gene encoding uncharacterized protein LOC126577166 isoform X2, with the translated sequence MMHMAFWWGSNVGDVFFSGLTVNGTGAMVALCLTLTLLSVAYEAFKIHGAKVRARTARERVRAASCPPSESATLLSLEGASSSHGAGPSRMAGGGPLSKKIVLLLSEAVVFLCHSVLGYALMLTVMLYNGYLFVAVVGGMGLGYFLFGHLSMKVNMENFQAHQNKVICTSRCLQQAESCAMSHSAPCPSSRTSRNNYQTLH
- the LOC126574890 gene encoding delta-aminolevulinic acid dehydratase; the encoded protein is MSLIKLHSSIFHPTLRKLQCQDVAVDTHNLMYPVFLVEADEAVQDIPSMPGVARYGINKLLAHLKPLVAKGLASILLFGVIDEMPKDATGSGADCATNPVIRALPLLRQAFPELLIACDVCLCPYTDHGHCGVLTVDGVIDNEPSIKRIAQIALAYAKAGAHIVAPSDMMDNRIHAIKGALREHNLENRCSVLSYSVKFASGFYGPFRDAAKSAPAFGDRKCYQLPPGSKGIAKRAAKRDVEEGADMLMVKPGMAYLDIVKQVKDEYPELPLFIYQVSGEYSMLLNAGKIGAFDLKTVLWEVLVGMRRAGADCIITYFTPLLLDWLKE
- the LOC126577166 gene encoding uncharacterized protein LOC126577166 isoform X1 is translated as MMHMAFWWGSNVGDVFFSGLTVNGTGAMVALCLTLTLLSVAYEAFKIHGAKVRARTARERVRAASCPPSESATLLSLEGASSSHGAGPSRMAGGGPLSKKIVLLLSEAVVFLCHSVLGYALMLTVMLYNGYLFVAVVGGMGLGYFLFGHLSMKVNMENFQAHQNKVICTSRCLQQESVNPSASTSLDHRTVLHEDSTARASPASSSSGGSGVPAMAVCH
- the LOC126577167 gene encoding mediator of RNA polymerase II transcription subunit 18, with amino-acid sequence MGAQVNAAELLQQALSSNIIPNQEFLLQGSILDSAAENLLHRLRGLCDNVDASPETFSDIEMCFSLKLPSEKTPVMTVRVRRAQDVEAPLQLRYIGQPELGDRTRPTLVRSSLDIACTPHVIDFLTEMGFRLDFEYSTKGYMFRKGRMKITVSKILKNMTEPISQSYLVELSVLAPKGQDAIAEDMRIFAEQLKPLVQLEKIDYKRFAQMP
- the LOC126577166 gene encoding uncharacterized protein LOC126577166 isoform X3, which encodes MMHMAFWWGSNVGDVFFSGLTVNGTGAMVALCLTLTLLSVAYEAFKIHGAKVRARTARERVRAASCPPSESATLLSLEGASSSHGAGPSRMAGGGPLSKKIVLLLSEAVVFLCHSVLGYALMLTVMLYNGYLFVAVVGGMGLGYFLFGHLSMKVNMENFQAHQNKVICTSRCLQQAYISK